One stretch of Candidatus Saccharibacteria bacterium oral taxon 488 DNA includes these proteins:
- a CDS encoding type I restriction endonuclease subunit R, translated as MTESQIEQYALDILANLGWQILHGPDIGPDGAAAERELRQVVLLERLRSALARLNPHIPEPALNEAMRRLTQISKPSLIENNHDFHQLLVAGVPVQYRMPSGEVKHDIVRVVDFTSPKNNDFVAVNQLTVLQGDYNRRPDIVLFVNGLPLVVIELKNAADTKADLVAAYQQIQTYKREISDLFRFNELCVTSDGLEAEMGTITSPLERMMPWKTINGEKEVGNVPMLEVLLRGACTPERLLDVVQNFIVFERGDGDKLIKKVAAYHQYWVVNKALDRTLTASSKRGDQRAGVVWHTQGSGKSLSMVFYTGKLMKSRDLHNPTIVVVTDRNDLDGQLFGTFSACRELLGEDPKQADSRSELRKLLQRQAGGIIFTTIQKFSPEDEEDSLPVLTDRRNVIVMADEAHRSQYGLKAHVRASDAQLVYGYAKYMRDALPGASYIGFTGTPIETDDKSTPAVFGDYIDIYDVEQAVKDGATVPIYYESRLVDLNMDEATRQWLDKEVDDLLEGEELSRQDALKAEYAQKEAIVGNSERLNTIALDVIEHFEARQSVLSGKGMIVTMSRGIAADLYEKIVAYRPDWHSDDDARGVIKVIITGSASDPDYLQPHIRNKQRVKAIEKRIKDPNDPLELVIVCDMWLTGFDVPNMHTMYLDKPLKGHNLMQAIARVNRVFPGKTGGLVVDYLGVAGALRDAISDYTQSGGQGAPQLDITEAVAQMQMRYEVVRDLFGNFDYQRYFTAPTDQQLQIILDAEEYILGLEDGEKRLKQHVLELSKAFALAMPRPEALEIREEVALFQAVKSRLEKVSSSVVVTDAEYRSALKQIVDKAIAPVGVVDVFEAAGLEKPELSILSDEFLAEIRNMERKNLSVEALQKLLADEIKLRFSRNYAKDTKFSDLLNQALTRYRNGTIEAAQVIEELINIGQQVRQTVENGAVDGLSEDEIIFYDALVENGSAREVLGDAQLRDIAKVLLEQVRRDATIDWAERRNVQAKLKVNVKKTLAKYGYPPDQQALATDMVLEQAKRYGNEWSHKRATYDAGGGASLLD; from the coding sequence ATGACCGAATCCCAAATCGAACAATACGCGCTTGATATCCTGGCCAATCTAGGTTGGCAGATTTTACACGGGCCAGATATTGGTCCGGATGGTGCTGCGGCTGAGCGTGAGCTGCGGCAGGTGGTGTTGCTGGAGCGGCTGCGAAGTGCTTTGGCGCGGCTCAATCCGCACATTCCAGAACCGGCCTTGAATGAAGCGATGCGGCGTTTGACGCAGATTAGTAAACCAAGCTTGATCGAGAATAATCACGATTTTCATCAATTGCTGGTAGCAGGCGTGCCGGTGCAATATCGCATGCCAAGTGGCGAAGTGAAACATGATATCGTGCGGGTGGTTGATTTTACCTCGCCAAAAAACAATGATTTTGTGGCGGTCAATCAGCTGACGGTTTTGCAGGGCGACTATAATCGCCGGCCGGATATCGTGCTGTTTGTGAACGGCTTGCCACTGGTGGTAATCGAACTAAAAAATGCGGCTGACACGAAGGCGGATTTGGTAGCGGCGTATCAGCAGATCCAGACGTACAAGCGCGAGATTAGTGATCTGTTCCGCTTTAATGAATTATGTGTAACGAGCGATGGACTAGAGGCGGAGATGGGGACGATAACCAGTCCGCTGGAGCGAATGATGCCGTGGAAAACGATTAATGGCGAGAAAGAAGTTGGCAATGTGCCGATGCTGGAAGTGTTGCTGCGCGGTGCGTGTACGCCTGAACGCTTGCTGGATGTAGTACAGAATTTTATCGTATTTGAGCGAGGTGATGGCGATAAGTTGATCAAGAAAGTTGCTGCTTATCATCAATATTGGGTGGTGAATAAGGCGCTTGATCGAACGCTGACAGCTAGTAGTAAACGTGGCGATCAGCGGGCTGGTGTGGTTTGGCATACGCAAGGGTCGGGTAAGAGCTTGAGCATGGTGTTTTATACTGGCAAGCTGATGAAGTCGCGCGATTTGCATAACCCAACCATCGTGGTGGTGACGGATCGTAATGATCTTGATGGTCAATTATTCGGTACGTTTAGCGCCTGTCGCGAATTATTAGGGGAAGATCCGAAACAAGCTGATTCGCGCAGTGAACTCAGGAAGCTACTGCAGCGCCAAGCGGGTGGAATTATCTTTACGACAATCCAAAAGTTTTCGCCTGAGGATGAGGAGGACAGTCTGCCAGTCCTGACTGATCGACGCAATGTCATCGTGATGGCAGATGAGGCACATCGTAGTCAGTATGGTTTGAAGGCGCATGTTCGAGCCAGTGATGCTCAGCTGGTGTATGGCTATGCTAAGTATATGCGCGACGCTCTGCCGGGTGCGAGCTACATTGGCTTTACGGGTACGCCGATTGAAACGGATGATAAGTCAACGCCAGCAGTGTTTGGCGATTATATCGACATTTATGATGTCGAGCAGGCGGTGAAAGATGGCGCAACGGTGCCGATTTATTATGAGAGTCGGCTGGTTGATTTGAATATGGACGAGGCGACGCGGCAGTGGCTGGATAAGGAAGTTGATGATTTGCTGGAGGGTGAAGAATTGAGTCGTCAGGATGCGCTGAAGGCTGAGTATGCGCAAAAAGAAGCCATCGTCGGTAATAGCGAGCGGCTGAATACTATCGCTTTGGACGTCATTGAGCACTTTGAGGCTCGGCAAAGTGTCCTGAGTGGTAAAGGTATGATCGTGACGATGAGTCGCGGTATTGCGGCTGATTTGTATGAAAAAATTGTGGCGTATCGGCCGGATTGGCACAGTGACGATGACGCACGCGGTGTGATAAAGGTGATTATTACTGGTAGTGCTAGTGACCCCGACTACTTGCAGCCGCACATTCGTAACAAACAGCGAGTAAAAGCGATCGAAAAGCGCATCAAAGATCCAAATGACCCGCTTGAATTGGTGATTGTGTGCGACATGTGGCTGACGGGGTTTGATGTGCCAAACATGCACACTATGTATCTGGATAAGCCGCTTAAAGGCCATAATTTGATGCAAGCGATTGCCAGGGTAAATCGAGTGTTTCCTGGAAAAACCGGTGGTTTGGTGGTTGACTATCTGGGTGTGGCAGGGGCGCTGCGCGATGCTATTTCTGACTATACGCAAAGCGGTGGTCAAGGCGCACCGCAGCTTGATATTACTGAGGCAGTGGCACAGATGCAGATGCGTTACGAAGTGGTACGCGATCTGTTTGGCAACTTTGACTACCAGCGATATTTTACTGCACCAACCGACCAACAGCTGCAAATTATCTTGGATGCTGAGGAATATATTTTGGGGTTGGAAGACGGCGAGAAACGGTTGAAGCAGCATGTTTTAGAACTGAGTAAAGCATTCGCGCTGGCCATGCCCAGGCCCGAAGCGCTAGAAATTCGCGAAGAAGTGGCGCTGTTTCAGGCAGTGAAATCTCGGCTGGAGAAAGTATCGAGTTCGGTGGTGGTGACTGATGCTGAGTATCGTAGTGCGCTGAAACAAATTGTCGATAAAGCAATTGCGCCAGTTGGTGTAGTCGATGTGTTTGAGGCGGCAGGCCTGGAAAAGCCGGAATTGTCGATTTTAAGCGATGAGTTTTTGGCAGAAATTCGTAACATGGAGCGCAAGAATTTGTCAGTGGAAGCCCTGCAAAAACTGCTTGCTGATGAAATCAAGTTACGATTTTCGCGAAACTATGCCAAGGACACCAAGTTCTCTGACTTGCTTAATCAAGCCTTGACGCGCTATAGAAACGGGACGATTGAGGCAGCGCAGGTAATTGAAGAACTAATCAATATCGGACAGCAAGTGCGCCAGACTGTTGAGAATGGAGCGGTCGATGGTCTAAGTGAAGATGAGATTATCTTTTATGATGCGCTGGTTGAAAATGGCAGTGCTCGTGAAGTACTGGGTGACGCACAACTGCGCGATATCGCAAAAGTATTGTTGGAACAAGTTCGTCGAGATGCCACGATTGACTGGGCGGAGCGCAGGAATGTTCAGGCAAAACTGAAAGTTAACGTCAAAAAGACTTTGGCAAAATATGGCTACCCGCCAGACCAGCAGGCGTTGGCAACTGACATGGTATTGGAGCAGGCCAAGCGCTATGGTAACGAGTGGAGTCATAAGCGCGCGACGTATGACGCTGGCGGCGGAGCGAGCTTGCTCGATTAA
- a CDS encoding virulence RhuM family protein, with protein sequence MNGNNPNSEMVVYVGDDGRPQINVRFQGKTIWLTQAQLANLFDTSRPNITMHIKNIFDEGELDEASVCKDFLLTATDGKKYTTKHYNLDMVIALGYRVKSNTATNFRIWATERLREYITKGFVMDDKRLKENSGGSYWKELLERIRDIRSSEKILYRQVLDLFTTSQDYNPSSKEQIEFFQIVQNKLHYAVNMLTAAEVIYSRVDSDKPFLGLTTFRGQQPTKSEAQIAKNYLTADELSMLNRLVSAFFDLAELKAINHEPMRMADWVREVDKFAATYGKGVLDNPGKISHKTMLTKVAKEYESYKERMRNQELSSIEQQYLEELRAVQKRVEGKR encoded by the coding sequence ATGAATGGTAACAACCCGAACAGCGAGATGGTGGTGTATGTTGGCGATGATGGCAGGCCGCAGATTAATGTAAGGTTCCAAGGTAAAACAATATGGCTTACTCAAGCTCAGCTAGCCAATCTATTTGATACCTCGCGACCAAATATTACCATGCATATTAAGAATATTTTTGATGAGGGCGAGCTAGATGAGGCTTCAGTATGTAAGGATTTCTTACTAACTGCTACGGATGGTAAGAAATATACCACGAAGCACTATAACCTAGATATGGTAATAGCGCTTGGTTATCGTGTGAAGTCAAATACTGCCACGAATTTTCGTATCTGGGCCACCGAAAGACTGCGTGAATATATCACCAAAGGCTTTGTCATGGATGACAAGCGTCTCAAGGAAAATAGTGGCGGAAGTTATTGGAAAGAATTGCTTGAGCGCATTCGAGATATTCGTAGTAGCGAAAAAATATTGTATCGGCAAGTGCTAGACTTATTCACCACCAGTCAAGATTACAATCCGAGTTCCAAAGAGCAAATAGAATTTTTCCAGATAGTTCAGAATAAATTGCACTACGCTGTTAATATGTTGACTGCCGCCGAGGTTATTTACTCCAGGGTTGATTCTGACAAGCCATTCTTAGGACTCACGACGTTTCGTGGTCAGCAACCGACCAAAAGCGAAGCGCAAATTGCCAAAAACTATTTGACGGCCGACGAACTTAGCATGCTCAACCGTCTCGTTAGCGCCTTTTTTGACCTTGCTGAGCTCAAGGCTATCAATCATGAACCAATGCGCATGGCTGATTGGGTACGTGAAGTTGACAAATTTGCGGCTACCTACGGTAAGGGCGTCCTTGATAACCCGGGCAAAATATCACACAAAACCATGCTCACCAAAGTTGCCAAAGAGTATGAATCATACAAAGAACGTATGCGTAATCAAGAGCTGAGTAGTATAGAGCAGCAATATCTTGAGGAGTTGAGGGCTGTGCAGAAGAGGGTTGAGGGGAAGAGATGA
- the radC gene encoding DNA repair protein RadC, producing MRISDRHPLDRPREKLARYGTARLSDLELLMAIIGSGNARADVGKIAREVLKIVRQKGGDVSYDDLRGVVGLGEAKIPVVLASLELARRYLLDSDQPIIDSPEKAVELLADIRDKKQEYFVCLTLDGANRLIAKRVVTIGTLTASLVHPREVFADAITDRAASIIVVHNHPSGSLEASQADKDVTNRLAEAGKLLGITLNDHIIVTKTSYKGLIHSQ from the coding sequence ATGAGGATCTCTGACCGTCATCCGCTGGACCGGCCGCGTGAAAAGTTGGCGCGTTACGGTACGGCGCGACTGAGTGATTTGGAGCTGTTGATGGCGATTATCGGCAGCGGTAATGCTCGGGCCGATGTCGGTAAAATTGCGCGCGAGGTGCTGAAAATTGTGCGTCAAAAAGGCGGTGATGTTTCGTATGATGATCTGCGTGGCGTGGTCGGTTTGGGCGAGGCGAAAATCCCGGTGGTTCTGGCGAGCTTGGAACTGGCGCGGCGGTATCTGCTGGATAGCGATCAGCCAATTATTGACAGCCCGGAAAAAGCCGTTGAGCTGCTGGCCGATATTCGCGATAAAAAGCAGGAATATTTCGTCTGTCTGACGCTGGATGGTGCGAATCGTTTGATCGCTAAGCGGGTGGTGACTATTGGCACGCTGACTGCCAGCCTGGTGCATCCGCGCGAGGTCTTCGCTGACGCCATCACCGACCGCGCGGCCTCGATCATCGTGGTGCATAATCATCCGAGCGGGAGCTTGGAGGCTAGCCAGGCTGATAAAGATGTCACGAACAGGCTGGCGGAAGCGGGGAAACTACTTGGCATTACGCTTAATGATCATATTATTGTCACGAAAACTAGCTACAAGGGCCTGATACATTCACAGTAA
- a CDS encoding restriction endonuclease subunit S, which produces MRTAVLSDIIELIGGGTPKTNKPEFWSGDIPWLSVVDFGGDRRWVDQTEKAITSLGLESSSTKLLNKGDIIISARGTVGELAQLRRPMAFNQSCYGIRAKAGVDQNFLYYLLKKSVNDLRRQSHGGVFNTITRSTFDVVSVSIPNLETQKKIANILGSLDEKIELNRRMNETLEQLGQALFRHYFVDKTKQSNGNIRTIPLGKKFHPKRGRSLQARDMICGDTPVISGGLKPAGFHNEANTTAPVITISASGANAGFVSVWGEPVWSADSSYIDSTITKYVYTYYLFLKNKQKEIYDMQTGSGQPHIYPKHIELLEIADLSDCEFNDFEQRVRPLFDMIHKNKKQIDYLSNIRDLLLPKLISGEIEIWQPN; this is translated from the coding sequence ATGAGAACAGCTGTTTTAAGTGATATCATCGAGCTCATAGGTGGCGGCACCCCGAAGACAAACAAACCCGAGTTTTGGAGTGGTGACATACCGTGGCTGTCCGTGGTTGATTTTGGGGGTGACAGACGCTGGGTGGATCAAACCGAAAAAGCAATCACTAGTCTTGGGCTGGAGAGCTCTAGTACGAAACTGCTAAACAAAGGAGATATAATCATATCTGCACGCGGTACTGTGGGCGAATTGGCTCAACTGAGGCGACCAATGGCTTTTAATCAATCTTGCTATGGAATTAGGGCAAAAGCAGGGGTTGATCAAAATTTTCTTTATTATCTATTGAAAAAATCTGTTAATGATCTAAGAAGGCAGTCACACGGTGGTGTATTTAATACGATAACTCGTAGCACTTTTGATGTTGTCAGTGTCAGTATACCAAATTTAGAAACCCAAAAGAAAATTGCCAATATCCTCGGCAGTCTTGATGAAAAAATCGAGCTCAATCGCCGCATGAACGAAACCCTCGAGCAGCTCGGTCAAGCTCTCTTTCGTCATTATTTTGTTGATAAAACTAAGCAGAGTAATGGTAATATACGGACCATACCTTTAGGGAAAAAGTTTCATCCAAAAAGAGGTAGAAGTTTGCAAGCTAGAGATATGATTTGTGGTGACACGCCGGTTATTAGCGGTGGACTGAAGCCAGCCGGATTTCACAATGAAGCAAATACGACCGCGCCAGTTATCACGATAAGTGCATCCGGAGCAAATGCTGGTTTTGTATCTGTCTGGGGTGAACCAGTTTGGTCGGCAGACTCTTCGTACATTGACTCAACAATTACCAAATATGTTTATACCTATTATTTGTTCCTCAAGAATAAGCAAAAAGAAATATACGATATGCAAACTGGCTCTGGCCAGCCGCATATTTATCCAAAGCACATAGAGCTTTTGGAGATTGCTGATTTATCAGATTGCGAGTTTAATGATTTCGAGCAGAGAGTGCGACCATTATTTGATATGATACATAAAAACAAGAAGCAAATAGATTATTTATCTAACATTCGTGATTTGCTTTTACCAAAATTAATTTCTGGAGAGATTGAAATATGGCAGCCGAACTAA
- a CDS encoding SAM-dependent DNA methyltransferase, with the protein MNMRDLERQLWAAADKLRGNISSSDYKYVVLGLIFLKYVSDAFSVRYQAAIDENYDPEDRDWYLAENVFWIPKEARWEHLVASAKQPEIGVLVDSAMEAIERDNPSLKGVLPKNYAREALDKRRLGELIDLFTNIKFDTASSKDLLGQVYEYFMGMFADSEGKHGGEFYTPRSIVKLLVEMLEPYSGRVYDPCCGSGGMFVWSEKFVEEHAGRVSDIAVYGQELNETTWRLAKMNMAIRGIDANIKRGDTLVDDQLLDLKADYILANPPFNISDWGQEHLQADPRWKYGLPPKGNANFAWIQHMIHHLSPRGTAGFVLANGSMSSQTGGEGDIRKQLVLNDMVDAIVTLPSQLFFNVAIPCCLWFVSRDRANRHGKVLFIDGRNLGKMVTRRNRELTAEDIARVAKTYHDYKTASADYTDQPGFCKVAALGEIKQHDYVLTPGRYVGVEEAEEDDELFVEKFARLTAELEGQFAKSRELEVKIKENLAKIEKETK; encoded by the coding sequence ATGAATATGAGGGATCTTGAAAGGCAGCTATGGGCTGCGGCGGATAAATTACGGGGCAACATCAGCTCGTCGGATTATAAATATGTCGTGTTGGGGCTGATTTTTCTAAAATATGTTTCAGATGCGTTTTCGGTGCGATATCAGGCAGCGATTGATGAGAATTATGATCCTGAGGACCGGGATTGGTATTTGGCGGAGAATGTTTTTTGGATTCCCAAGGAGGCTCGTTGGGAGCACCTGGTGGCGAGTGCCAAGCAGCCAGAAATTGGCGTACTAGTTGACAGCGCCATGGAGGCAATTGAACGCGACAATCCAAGTTTGAAGGGTGTTTTGCCGAAAAATTATGCCCGCGAAGCTCTAGATAAGCGTCGCTTGGGTGAACTCATCGATTTATTTACAAATATCAAATTTGATACTGCCAGTTCCAAAGATTTGCTTGGTCAAGTCTACGAATACTTTATGGGTATGTTTGCTGATAGTGAGGGTAAGCATGGCGGTGAATTCTACACGCCGCGCTCCATCGTTAAGCTGCTGGTAGAAATGCTTGAGCCATACAGCGGGCGTGTGTATGACCCGTGTTGCGGTAGCGGCGGTATGTTCGTCTGGAGTGAGAAGTTTGTCGAGGAGCACGCAGGCCGCGTTAGCGATATCGCGGTGTATGGCCAGGAACTGAACGAAACGACTTGGCGACTCGCTAAAATGAATATGGCAATTCGGGGAATTGACGCGAATATCAAACGCGGCGACACCCTGGTGGATGACCAGCTTCTCGACCTGAAAGCTGATTATATCTTGGCCAATCCGCCATTTAACATCAGCGATTGGGGTCAAGAGCACTTGCAGGCTGACCCGCGCTGGAAGTATGGTCTGCCACCAAAGGGTAACGCTAACTTTGCGTGGATTCAACATATGATTCACCATTTGAGCCCGCGCGGTACTGCAGGCTTTGTGCTGGCAAACGGGAGTATGAGCAGTCAAACTGGCGGTGAAGGTGACATCCGCAAACAGCTGGTTCTTAATGATATGGTTGACGCTATCGTCACGCTGCCGAGCCAGTTGTTTTTTAATGTGGCTATACCATGCTGTCTGTGGTTTGTGTCGCGTGATCGTGCCAATCGTCACGGCAAAGTGCTGTTCATTGATGGGCGTAATTTGGGCAAAATGGTCACCCGTCGTAACCGCGAACTGACTGCGGAAGATATCGCCAGGGTAGCGAAGACATATCATGATTATAAAACCGCCAGCGCGGATTACACTGACCAGCCAGGTTTTTGCAAAGTTGCTGCACTAGGGGAAATCAAGCAGCATGATTACGTGCTGACACCCGGTCGTTACGTTGGTGTCGAAGAGGCCGAGGAAGACGATGAACTGTTTGTCGAGAAATTTGCTAGGTTGACGGCTGAGCTTGAAGGGCAGTTTGCGAAGAGCCGTGAGCTAGAGGTAAAAATAAAAGAAAATCTTGCCAAAATAGAGAAAGAAACCAAATGA
- a CDS encoding sensor histidine kinase: MSKVFIQGVINNIRAKSTPYTPITEAITNAIDAIDKSGRNDGEIRIRIIRNPPFVSTDGDKLADVTSVEVSDNGIGFNKENRDSFDTIYSQFKRSIGGKGFGRFFYLRHFNDVHIESTFIEDNKYKHRSFDFGKQYDVIVNDKVSNSPSASETGTILRLLNIKGVKLDKDPEIISHRILEQILSYFSDPSYTCPQIVFEDDALDIPIILNEQIGTRDDSLIQLKKSDTFIVNGIELRYKMFKILKPRNQKSKIVLTARNQAVTEKSLDVYIPDFYSDFTEDVLVDGEKRSRNYIIRFYVQGEYLEDNVTVERDSFNFGEKHDPLYPVSGEDIEKAIAEIAKKEFEGVVSLRSKVKREKFEKYTQSNIWYKPYIDDIDFEAIKANPTQDDIELILHKAKYERDLEIKRNISQLTSRNRNYIEAQSNAKKLIREVKDASYSDLAQYIAFRKSILELFKKTLEWNDLGEYDTEKAVHDIIFPTKSDSNDTIYDGHNLWIIDEGLNLTQYLSSDKNIFNENKDRPDIAAFHYNVAYRDGSEASNPVSIFEFKRPGRNDFVDASSKEDPIQQIIRYVNSMRNGDYKTPKGSRIHISPTTPFYGYIVADVDNKVEKWLIEEKNLKSMPDNKGWFLIQDNINLRIEFVTWEKLLNDAVVRHRIFFEKLGLEG, encoded by the coding sequence ATGAGTAAAGTATTTATCCAAGGAGTTATTAATAATATTAGGGCTAAGTCCACCCCGTATACTCCTATTACAGAGGCAATAACTAATGCTATTGATGCTATAGATAAGTCAGGCCGAAATGATGGGGAAATCCGTATTCGGATTATTAGGAATCCGCCATTTGTATCAACGGACGGTGATAAGTTGGCAGATGTAACTTCTGTGGAAGTCTCCGATAATGGTATCGGTTTTAATAAAGAAAATCGCGATTCTTTCGACACCATATATAGCCAATTTAAAAGGTCGATAGGAGGAAAGGGTTTTGGTCGATTTTTTTATCTGCGGCATTTTAACGACGTACACATAGAAAGCACGTTTATTGAAGATAACAAATACAAACATCGTTCATTCGATTTTGGTAAGCAATATGACGTTATAGTTAATGATAAGGTTAGTAATTCACCTAGCGCGTCAGAGACTGGTACGATACTTCGACTTTTAAACATTAAGGGCGTAAAACTTGACAAAGATCCAGAAATTATCTCACATCGCATTCTGGAACAGATCCTTAGTTATTTTTCCGACCCATCATATACATGCCCGCAGATTGTATTTGAAGATGATGCGCTAGATATCCCAATAATCCTAAATGAGCAAATTGGCACAAGAGATGATTCTCTAATTCAGCTCAAGAAAAGTGATACTTTTATTGTTAACGGTATAGAACTAAGATATAAAATGTTTAAAATCCTTAAGCCTCGAAACCAAAAGAGCAAGATTGTTCTAACTGCACGAAACCAAGCAGTTACCGAGAAGAGCTTGGATGTGTATATTCCAGATTTCTACTCTGACTTTACCGAAGACGTACTGGTTGATGGAGAGAAGAGATCTCGTAACTACATAATAAGATTCTACGTTCAAGGAGAATATCTGGAGGATAATGTTACGGTAGAACGTGACAGTTTTAACTTTGGTGAAAAGCATGACCCACTATATCCAGTATCGGGAGAGGATATTGAAAAGGCTATTGCAGAAATCGCAAAAAAGGAATTTGAAGGTGTGGTTAGTCTAAGGTCAAAAGTAAAAAGAGAGAAGTTTGAGAAATATACCCAAAGTAACATTTGGTACAAGCCATATATTGACGACATAGATTTTGAAGCAATAAAGGCAAATCCTACCCAGGATGACATAGAGTTAATTCTACATAAGGCAAAGTATGAACGTGACTTAGAGATAAAGAGAAACATCTCTCAGTTGACTAGTAGAAACAGGAATTATATAGAAGCACAGTCGAATGCTAAAAAGCTGATTAGAGAAGTAAAAGACGCAAGCTATAGTGATTTAGCACAATATATAGCGTTTCGTAAATCTATCCTGGAATTATTTAAAAAGACTTTGGAATGGAATGATTTGGGAGAATACGATACGGAAAAGGCAGTTCATGATATAATATTTCCTACAAAATCAGATTCAAATGATACGATATATGATGGCCATAATTTGTGGATTATAGACGAAGGGTTAAATCTTACTCAGTATCTCAGTTCGGATAAAAACATATTTAATGAAAATAAGGACCGTCCAGATATCGCAGCATTTCATTATAATGTTGCGTATAGAGACGGCTCGGAGGCTTCTAATCCAGTAAGTATCTTTGAATTTAAACGACCTGGTAGAAATGACTTTGTAGATGCGTCTTCTAAAGAAGACCCTATACAACAAATAATTCGTTATGTTAACAGCATGAGAAATGGCGACTATAAGACACCAAAAGGAAGTAGGATTCATATCTCACCCACAACACCCTTCTATGGTTATATAGTAGCGGATGTTGATAATAAGGTTGAAAAATGGTTGATTGAAGAGAAAAACTTAAAATCAATGCCAGACAATAAAGGGTGGTTCTTAATACAGGACAATATTAATCTCAGAATTGAATTCGTAACGTGGGAAAAACTGCTAAATGATGCAGTTGTGCGTCACCGAATATTCTTTGAGAAATTGGGGTTAGAAGGATAA